A single genomic interval of Bacteroidales bacterium harbors:
- a CDS encoding LruC domain-containing protein, translating to MEIKNFIKLIIPIFLILITNSCQKKVYFDDVDSEIDKLVIAQDFDYKTTKNISVNITAVNFYNDPIIGAVIEIYDQEYFNEETNLLNENATLLFKGITNNNGVFSASFSIPDNIENIYVCPQYVGLPSQIKLPAINNEINCTIGNKSSGKSGFFYSESSDYQFMGAWNSLGVPDYLEPQNDTISSEFLADINASLPERVPLTQSHPEYLAVGSECNTKLYEDADVRITFVHEGAGWKNVLAYYTYEIGNAPQSVEDIEYLTVVFPNISYPTAGGLVSGNKIHLGSFPENTEIGWCLIAQGWCNSDVTDGIYKVYSNPELNPENDPELQQHNVLLYDDSRDIMLLGFEDIKRSYSSCDNDFNDAVFYVTVDPISAIEPQQYNKTASYEDNDGDGVLDEYDDYPDNPDLAFNNYYNGTLVFEDLWPISGDYDFNDLVLEYNINQITDNNNDVAKIEFSLIVQAVGANYFNGFGFELPVSYTSIESVTGSNLGVGYTSMNSNGTEQGQTNAVIIAFENASDILSSSGMLVNVLEDSEYIIPDTLFITVNLIAPVPTNELGTPPYNPFLISNGQRGNEIHLPDYEPTDLANTSLFGTGDDFTLENEGIYYKTSNYLPWALNINGTFNWTYENKNIISAYLKFANWAESSGDLYQNWYENISSYRDDSKIYYP from the coding sequence ATGGAAATAAAAAATTTCATAAAATTAATCATCCCGATTTTTCTTATTTTGATTACCAATTCTTGTCAAAAAAAAGTTTACTTCGATGATGTAGATTCTGAAATTGATAAGTTAGTAATTGCACAAGATTTTGACTATAAGACAACTAAAAACATTTCTGTTAATATTACCGCAGTAAATTTCTATAATGATCCGATAATAGGTGCAGTTATCGAAATTTATGATCAAGAATATTTTAATGAAGAAACAAATTTATTAAATGAAAATGCAACATTATTATTTAAAGGAATTACAAATAATAACGGAGTTTTCTCAGCAAGTTTTTCTATACCCGATAATATTGAAAACATATATGTTTGTCCTCAATATGTCGGACTTCCGAGTCAAATTAAACTACCGGCAATAAATAATGAAATTAACTGTACAATTGGTAATAAATCATCAGGAAAAAGTGGATTTTTTTATTCTGAATCTTCAGATTACCAATTTATGGGAGCTTGGAACAGCTTGGGTGTACCTGATTATTTAGAACCGCAAAATGACACAATCAGCAGTGAATTTTTAGCAGATATTAATGCATCTTTACCTGAAAGAGTCCCTTTAACACAAAGTCATCCGGAATATCTCGCAGTAGGCAGTGAATGTAATACAAAACTTTATGAAGATGCAGATGTACGGATAACTTTTGTACATGAAGGAGCAGGTTGGAAAAACGTTCTTGCTTACTATACTTATGAAATAGGGAATGCACCTCAAAGTGTAGAAGACATTGAATATCTTACCGTTGTATTCCCGAATATTTCATATCCTACAGCAGGGGGTCTTGTTTCAGGTAATAAAATTCATTTGGGGAGTTTTCCCGAAAATACTGAAATTGGTTGGTGCTTAATTGCACAAGGGTGGTGTAACTCTGATGTAACTGACGGAATTTATAAAGTATATTCAAATCCTGAATTAAACCCTGAAAATGATCCTGAACTTCAACAACATAATGTTTTATTATATGATGACAGCAGAGATATTATGTTATTGGGTTTTGAAGATATTAAAAGAAGCTACTCATCTTGCGACAACGATTTTAATGATGCTGTGTTCTATGTTACAGTTGATCCGATTTCTGCAATAGAACCTCAACAATATAATAAAACTGCAAGTTACGAAGACAATGACGGAGACGGAGTATTAGATGAATATGATGATTATCCGGATAATCCTGATCTTGCATTTAATAACTACTATAACGGAACATTGGTTTTTGAGGATCTTTGGCCGATTTCAGGAGATTATGATTTTAACGATTTGGTTTTGGAATACAATATTAACCAAATTACTGATAATAACAATGATGTTGCAAAAATTGAATTCAGCCTTATAGTACAAGCTGTTGGTGCAAATTATTTTAACGGTTTTGGATTCGAGTTACCTGTCAGTTATACAAGTATTGAGTCAGTAACAGGCAGCAATTTAGGAGTGGGATATACATCAATGAATTCAAATGGAACAGAACAAGGCCAAACAAATGCCGTAATTATTGCTTTTGAAAATGCTTCTGATATTTTATCCTCAAGCGGTATGCTTGTTAATGTTCTTGAAGATTCTGAATATATTATTCCGGATACATTATTTATAACTGTAAACTTAATTGCTCCTGTTCCAACTAATGAATTAGGAACTCCACCGTATAATCCGTTTTTAATAAGTAACGGGCAAAGAGGAAATGAGATACATTTGCCTGATTATGAGCCTACTGATCTGGCAAATACATCATTATTCGGAACAGGTGATGATTTTACCCTTGAGAATGAAGGGATATATTATAAAACAAGTAACTATTTACCATGGGCTTTAAATATTAACGGAACTTTTAATTGGACATATGAAAATAAGAATATTATCAGTGCTTATTTAAAATTTGCAAATTGGGCCGAAAGCTCCGGAGATTTATACCAAAATTGGTATGAAAATATTTCGAGTTACAGGGATGATTCTAAAATATATTATCCGTAA